The proteins below are encoded in one region of Cololabis saira isolate AMF1-May2022 chromosome 21, fColSai1.1, whole genome shotgun sequence:
- the csnk1da gene encoding casein kinase I — MELRVGNRYRLGRKIGSGSFGDIYLGTDISVGEEVAIKLECVKTKHPQLHIESKIYKMMQGGVGIPTIKWCGAEGDYNVMVMELLGPSLEDLFNFCSRKFSLKTVLLLADQMISRIEYIHSKNFIHRDVKPDNFLMGLGKKGNLVYIIDFGLAKKYRDARTHQHIPYRENKNLTGTARYASINTHLGIEQSRRDDLESLGYVLMYFNLGSLPWQGLKAATKRQKYERISEKKMSTPIEVLCKGYPSEFATYLNFCRSLRFDDKPDYSYLRQLFRNLFHRQGFSYDYVFDWNMLKFGANRAGEEAERERREREERLRHSRNPGARGLASGSGRARAAQDAAAPSPLNPASHTGMEKERKVSMRLHRGAPVNISSSDLTGRQDTSRMSTSQALSRVTPSGLQSAAPR; from the exons GTACTGACATCTCAGTCGGAGAAGAAGTCGCCATCAAGCTGGAATGTGTGAAGACTAAGCACCCACAGCTCCACATCGAGAGCAAGATCTACAAGATGATGCAGGGCGGAG TTGGAATCCCGACTATCAAGTGGTGCGGGGCCGAGGGCGACTACAACGTGATGGTGATGGAGCTGCTGGGGCCCAGTCTGGAGGATCTGTTCAACTTCTGCTCCCGCAAGTTCAGTCTGAAGacggtgctgctgctggccgACCAGATG ATCAGCCGAATCGAATACATCCACTCCAAGAACTTCATCCACAGAGACGTGAAGCCGGATAACTTCCTGATGGGTCTAGGGAAGAAGGGAAATCTGGTCTACATCATCGACTTTGGTCTGGCCAAGAAATACCGTGACGCCCGCACACACCAGCACATCCCCTACCGCGAGAACAAGAACCTGACCGGCACGGCCCGCTACGCCTCCATCAACACACACCTGGGCATCG AGCAGTCCCGGCGGGACGACCTGGAGTCCCTGGGATACGTCCTCATGTACTTCAACCTGGGCTCTCTGCCCTGGCAAGGCCTCAAAGCCGCCACCAAGAGGCAGAAGTACGAGCGGATCAGTGAGAAGAAGATGTCCACGCCCATCGAGGTTCTCTGCAAAGGCTACCCCT CGGAGTTTGCCACCTACCTGAACTTCTGCCGCTCTCTGCGGTTCGACGACAAGCCCGACTACTCGTACCTCCGCCAGCTCTTCAGGAACCTGTTCCACAGACAGGGCTTCTCCTACGACTACGTCTTCGACTGGAACATGCTCAAATTC GGCGCCAACAGAGCCGGCGAGGAGGCAGAGCGGGAGCGCCGTGAGCGGGAGGAGAGGCTGAGGCACAGCAGGAACCCCGGGGCCAGGGGCCTGGCGTCGGGCTCCGGACGGGCCCGGGCAGCCCAGGACGCCGCAGCCCCCTCCCCACTGAACCCCGCCTCCCACACAG gaatggagaaggagaggaaggtGAGCATGCGTCTCCATCGCGGAGCGCCGGTCAACATTTCCTCCTCAGACCTGACGGGACGCCAGGACACGTCGCGCATGTCCACCTCACAG GCGCTGTCCCGGGTCACGCCCAGCGGGCTCCAGTCTGCAGCTCCTCGGTGA